In Xanthomonas fragariae, the genomic window GTCCAAGACCGTGACCACCAGGCTGTGGATGCCACAAGACCTGCGAGGGCATCTGAACTACATGCTGGCCGTAGTGCTGGCGGATTCGGCCGGGATTTCCACCACGGTGTACACCTACAGCAACGGGGCCGGCGTGATCCAGGCCATGCCTCCCGGCGTGGACGAGGCGCGGTTGCAATCCGAAGCCGACGTGGTGGTGATTGAGCTCGGTGTGGATGGCGCGCGCTACCGCAGCGCGCAGTTGGAAGTGACCATCGGCGAGTCATCCGGTGAACGGCAAGTATTGGTGCAGCAGCTGTTGAACGGATAAAACGCAATGAATGAAGTCAAGAACCCGGCATACCGTGTGCTGTTGCCGGAATGGCAGGGCGGCGAGCCGCAGTTCGATCTGCCGCCGGCGCAGCTCAAGCTGATGCTGAGCGCCACGCCGCATCGGGTCGCACCCGTGGACAAGCGACAGTCCGTGCATGAGCGTGCCAGCAGCTGTGAGTCGTTGGTGGCTGTGTACCCGAACGCGATTAGCGTTGGTAGCATTTTGGGTTCGGGCATGGAACGCGGAGATGTTGGATTCGGTGGCTTGATTACATTGCTGGGAGCGGCAATGTGTTTTTGGTTTGGATCGTTATTTGGCTTTTTTAGCCTCGCTGCATGGTTATTTTTCTTTCCCGCAGGATTACTTTTTTTTGCTGGGGCAGTTAATTTACTGAAATCAAGTTACCTACTACCAAAAGATCAGCCTGTCCTATTTAATAGAAAAACAAGGCAAGTCATCTTCTCCCGCATCCAACACGCCCCATTCTGGAAATTCTGGATCATGCCGGGGTTTTTGCCGCCACAGACTGTGGCCTGGGAGACGGTGCAGGCACGCACTTACAAATTCAATCAGCTGATGGGCGAGACCATGCGCGACTCCTATCGGCTGGAACTGTGGGCACCGCACCCAGACGACCCGAAGAAGCTCTATGCGCGCGAATCGATCGGCTACCTGGGCTGGTATGAGGATGAATTGCTGTGGCGCTTATACGAGCACATCCGCCGCTACATGGAAGAAGACGGCCCGCCGATCCAGCCTGGGGAGACGCTGCGCAAGCGCCGCACTGGCCGCGATCTGGAGCCTTTTAACCAGGAAATCATGGCAACCGTCGGCGGCCCGGCACTCAACCGCAAGCAGGTGGAGGAACTTGCGGCCGAGCAAACGACAACAGCGCACCCCTGAGCGCACTGCGTGCGTGACGATGTCCCTGGCGAAGCGACAGCACGGAGTGGATCCAGAGCCTGGGTGCATCCGCATACGCCGCAGACACGCTCGGTGTGGTTGGCGAGGATGCCCGCATCTGGTCCAAGACCGTGACCACCAGGCTGTGGATGCCGCAAGACCTGCGAGGGCATCTGAACTACATGCTGGCCGTGGTACTGGCGGATTCGGCCGGGATTTCCACCACGGTGTACACCTACAGCAACGGGGCCGGTGTGATGCAGGCCAGGCCTCCCGGCGTGGATGAAGCGCGGTTGCAATCCGAAGCCGACGTGGTGGTGATCGAGCTCGGCGTGAATGGTGCGCGCTACCGCAGCGCGCAGTTGGAAGTGACCATCGGCGAGTCGTCCGGCGAACGGCAAGTATTGGTGCAGCAGCTGTTGAACGGATAAAACGCAATGAATGAAGTCAAGAACCCGGCATACCGTGTGCTGTTGCCAGAATGGCAGGGCGGCGAGCCGCAGTTCGATCTGCCGCCGGGTCAGCTCAAGCTGATGCTGAGCGCCACGCCACATCGGGTTGCACCCGTAGACAAGCGGCAGCAGGTGCATGAGCATGCCAGCAGCTGTGAGTCGCTGGTGGCCGTGTACCCGAACGCAATTAGCATCGGTAGCGTTCTAGGTGCTGGTCCCGAACGAGGAGATGCTGGGT contains:
- a CDS encoding DUF6708 domain-containing protein, which gives rise to MNEVKNPAYRVLLPEWQGGEPQFDLPPAQLKLMLSATPHRVAPVDKRQSVHERASSCESLVAVYPNAISVGSILGSGMERGDVGFGGLITLLGAAMCFWFGSLFGFFSLAAWLFFFPAGLLFFAGAVNLLKSSYLLPKDQPVLFNRKTRQVIFSRIQHAPFWKFWIMPGFLPPQTVAWETVQARTYKFNQLMGETMRDSYRLELWAPHPDDPKKLYARESIGYLGWYEDELLWRLYEHIRRYMEEDGPPIQPGETLRKRRTGRDLEPFNQEIMATVGGPALNRKQVEELAAEQTTTAHP